The Collimonas sp. PA-H2 genome contains a region encoding:
- a CDS encoding acetyl-CoA C-acyltransferase: protein MSKQLQEAYIVSATRTPIGKAPRGMFKNTRPDDLLVRVMQSAMAQVPGLDPKLVQDAIIGCSFPEGAQGLNMARNAVLLAGLPNTIGGVTVNRYCASGITAIAMAADRIRVGEADVMIAGGAESMSMVPMMGFHPSVNMNAFSDENVGMAYGMGLTAEKVAQQWKVSREAQDAFSVESHRRAIAGQQAGEFKDETTSFDIIERFPNLATGEIDLKNRTVDRDEGARAESSMETLGKLKAVFAAKGTVTAGNSSQMSDGAGALILVSEKILKEFNLTPLARFVSFAVRGVPPEIMGIGPKEAIPAALRAAGLTQDQLDWIELNEAFAAQALAVIQDLGLDPSKVNPLGGAIALGHPLGATGAIRAATAIHGIRRRNQKYGMVTMCVGAGMGAAGIFERM from the coding sequence ATGAGCAAACAACTTCAAGAAGCGTATATCGTTTCCGCTACCCGTACGCCAATCGGCAAGGCGCCGCGCGGCATGTTCAAGAACACCCGCCCGGACGACCTGCTGGTGCGCGTCATGCAATCCGCCATGGCGCAAGTGCCAGGGCTGGATCCTAAGCTGGTGCAGGACGCCATCATCGGCTGTTCTTTCCCGGAAGGCGCACAAGGCTTGAACATGGCGCGTAACGCCGTGCTGCTGGCCGGCCTGCCGAACACCATCGGCGGCGTCACCGTCAACCGCTACTGCGCATCCGGCATCACCGCGATCGCCATGGCTGCCGACCGCATCCGCGTCGGCGAGGCTGATGTCATGATCGCCGGCGGCGCCGAATCGATGTCGATGGTGCCGATGATGGGTTTCCATCCATCGGTCAATATGAACGCGTTCTCGGATGAAAACGTCGGCATGGCCTACGGCATGGGTCTGACTGCGGAAAAAGTCGCCCAGCAATGGAAAGTTTCGCGCGAAGCGCAAGACGCGTTTTCGGTGGAATCGCACCGCCGCGCCATCGCCGGCCAGCAGGCTGGCGAGTTCAAGGATGAAACCACTTCCTTCGACATCATCGAGCGCTTTCCGAACCTGGCGACCGGCGAGATCGATCTGAAGAACCGCACCGTCGACCGCGACGAAGGCGCACGCGCCGAGTCGAGCATGGAAACGCTGGGCAAGCTGAAGGCAGTGTTTGCTGCCAAAGGCACTGTCACAGCAGGCAACAGCTCGCAAATGTCGGATGGCGCCGGCGCCCTGATCCTGGTCAGCGAAAAAATCCTAAAGGAATTCAACCTGACCCCGCTGGCCCGCTTCGTCTCGTTCGCAGTACGCGGCGTACCGCCGGAAATCATGGGCATCGGTCCTAAGGAAGCGATCCCGGCAGCACTGCGCGCCGCCGGTCTCACTCAGGATCAGCTGGATTGGATCGAATTGAATGAAGCATTCGCAGCGCAAGCGCTGGCAGTGATCCAGGACCTCGGCCTGGATCCATCCAAGGTCAACCCGCTGGGCGGCGCAATTGCGTTGGGCCACCCGCTGGGCGCAACCGGCGCCATCCGCGCCGCCACTGCGATCCACGGCATCCGCCGCCGCAACCAGAAGTACGGCATGGTCACCATGTGCGTTGGTGCCGGCATGGGCGCTGCTGGTATCTTCGAACGCATGTAA
- a CDS encoding enoyl-CoA hydratase — translation MDILTSKENGILTIEFNRLEKKNAITAAMYQTMVDALKDAETDNVVRAILFVGKPQIFSAGNDLEDFMKNRPTGTDSPVFQFLWQISHASKPMVAAVAGAAVGIGTTLLMHCDLVYAADNARFSMPFTQLGLCPEAASSLILPQIAGYQRAAEKLLLGEAFTAEEAASMGLVNKVLPAEELLAFAQAQAAKLVALPAASIRITKRLMKGGQTAEVEARMAQEVEHFGAMLKAPEAAEAFTAFFERRKPDFSKFC, via the coding sequence ATGGATATTTTGACCAGCAAGGAAAACGGCATTCTGACGATTGAATTCAACCGTCTCGAAAAGAAGAATGCGATCACCGCCGCCATGTACCAGACCATGGTCGACGCCTTGAAAGACGCCGAGACCGATAACGTAGTACGCGCCATCCTGTTCGTCGGCAAGCCGCAGATCTTCAGCGCCGGCAACGACCTCGAAGATTTCATGAAGAACCGGCCGACCGGCACCGACAGCCCGGTGTTCCAGTTCCTGTGGCAGATCAGCCACGCCAGCAAGCCGATGGTAGCGGCAGTGGCCGGCGCCGCGGTCGGCATCGGCACCACCCTGCTGATGCATTGCGACCTGGTGTACGCAGCCGACAACGCCCGTTTCTCGATGCCGTTCACGCAACTGGGTTTGTGCCCTGAAGCGGCCTCCAGCCTGATCCTGCCGCAGATCGCCGGCTATCAGCGCGCGGCGGAAAAGCTGCTGCTGGGCGAAGCCTTCACGGCAGAAGAAGCTGCATCCATGGGCCTGGTCAACAAGGTCTTGCCGGCGGAAGAACTGCTGGCGTTTGCGCAGGCGCAGGCGGCCAAGCTGGTAGCCTTGCCGGCAGCGTCTATCCGCATCACCAAGCGGTTGATGAAGGGTGGTCAGACTGCTGAGGTGGAAGCACGGATGGCGCAGGAGGTCGAACATTTTGGCGCCATGCTGAAGGCACCTGAAGCGGCGGAAGCATTTACGGCATTTTTTGAGCGGCGCAAGCCTGATTTCAGCAAATTTTGCTGA
- a CDS encoding VOC family protein: protein MFDHVKFGVSDYAASKAFFLKALEPLGVAVVSEGPPTYGVELSPKGKASLCLHQTEERPAHLHLAFTAENRQQVEAFYRAALEAGGKDNGAPGLRPHYHANYYAAFVIGPDGHNIEVVCQEPEA, encoded by the coding sequence ATGTTTGACCACGTCAAATTCGGAGTCAGCGACTATGCAGCGAGCAAAGCGTTCTTCCTCAAGGCACTCGAACCGCTCGGCGTAGCTGTTGTTTCGGAGGGGCCGCCGACGTACGGTGTCGAGCTTAGCCCAAAGGGTAAGGCTTCATTGTGCCTGCACCAAACCGAGGAAAGGCCGGCGCATCTTCACCTGGCGTTCACGGCCGAGAATCGCCAGCAAGTCGAAGCTTTCTATCGCGCGGCTCTGGAGGCAGGTGGCAAAGACAATGGTGCGCCTGGTCTGCGCCCGCACTACCACGCGAACTACTATGCAGCATTTGTCATTGGTCCGGACGGGCACAACATCGAAGTGGTTTGCCAAGAACCCGAGGCCTAA
- a CDS encoding entericidin A/B family lipoprotein, protein MFGMFGAISACNTVAGVGKDVQTGGEKVQDAAQDVQKKM, encoded by the coding sequence ATGTTTGGCATGTTTGGCGCAATATCCGCTTGCAACACGGTAGCAGGCGTGGGTAAGGATGTGCAAACCGGCGGTGAAAAGGTGCAGGATGCTGCGCAGGATGTGCAGAAGAAAATGTAA
- a CDS encoding MarC family protein, with translation MEFHLLSFMKTVLFVLAALLPIMNPPGGAPIFHSLTITASDATRNSLARRVAINSFLLLVGGMFIGTHVLAFFGLSLPVVKVAGGLLVVATSWKMLNSDEMPKGEAVPESLWTEELASKKAFYPLAFPLTVGPGSISVAITLGAGVRVPNVPLPLSLVAAVVGLALAALTVYLSNRFAGVLIRLLGDTGTTVMQRMTSFILLCIGVQILWDGVSGLLMLWQAH, from the coding sequence ATGGAATTCCACTTACTCAGCTTCATGAAGACGGTGCTCTTTGTGCTGGCGGCGCTGCTGCCGATCATGAACCCGCCCGGCGGCGCCCCGATTTTCCACTCGCTGACCATCACCGCCTCCGACGCCACCCGCAATTCACTGGCGCGCCGGGTCGCCATCAATTCCTTCCTGCTGCTGGTAGGCGGCATGTTCATCGGCACCCACGTGCTAGCCTTCTTCGGCTTGTCGCTGCCGGTAGTCAAGGTTGCCGGCGGCCTGCTGGTGGTGGCCACCTCCTGGAAAATGCTGAACTCCGACGAAATGCCGAAAGGCGAAGCGGTGCCGGAGTCGCTCTGGACCGAGGAGCTGGCGTCAAAGAAAGCGTTCTATCCGCTGGCTTTTCCGCTAACTGTGGGACCGGGTTCGATCTCAGTCGCCATCACCCTGGGCGCCGGCGTTCGCGTGCCCAACGTGCCGCTGCCGCTATCGCTGGTGGCCGCCGTAGTCGGCCTGGCGCTGGCGGCGCTGACGGTCTATCTGAGCAACCGCTTTGCCGGAGTATTGATCCGCCTGCTGGGCGATACCGGCACCACCGTGATGCAGCGTATGACCTCGTTCATCCTGCTGTGCATCGGCGTGCAAATCCTGTGGGATGGCGTCAGCGGTCTCTTGATGTTATGGCAAGCGCATTGA
- a CDS encoding ornithine cyclodeaminase family protein — protein sequence MKLITNQQVAELINTGDAIDAMRQAFKGIGQGAQQARMRTSAAGSNGPIMMSSMGALLPAAGIAGYKVYTTINGKFHFVTVLFSTEDGRPLAAIESDTMTGLRTAAATAVAADYLANKDTATLSVIGTGVQGHSHVPALLAVRKFKEILIAGRSGQQQFAEQITQQTGVPARAVSIDEAAQAGDVVVTVTRSAEPLFAGDLLKPGAFVAAVGASKGNLRELDDRAIVRANALVVEWKPQAQQEAGDLLLCQPGTFAWENVWELGQIVDGSSGYQRQPDDLVIYKAIGVGVEDIALSGLVYRRACERFGW from the coding sequence ATGAAACTCATCACCAACCAGCAAGTCGCCGAACTGATCAACACCGGCGATGCAATAGACGCCATGCGCCAGGCTTTCAAGGGCATAGGCCAAGGCGCCCAGCAAGCACGCATGCGCACCAGCGCCGCCGGCAGCAACGGCCCTATCATGATGTCCAGCATGGGCGCCCTGCTGCCCGCCGCCGGCATCGCTGGCTACAAGGTCTACACCACCATCAATGGCAAATTCCATTTCGTCACCGTGCTGTTCTCCACCGAAGACGGCCGGCCATTGGCTGCGATTGAATCCGACACCATGACCGGCTTGCGCACCGCAGCCGCCACCGCCGTCGCCGCCGACTACCTAGCCAACAAGGATACCGCCACGCTATCCGTGATCGGCACCGGCGTCCAGGGCCACTCGCATGTGCCGGCCTTGCTGGCGGTGCGCAAGTTCAAGGAAATCCTGATCGCCGGCCGCAGTGGCCAGCAGCAGTTTGCCGAGCAGATCACGCAACAGACCGGCGTGCCGGCGCGCGCCGTCAGCATCGACGAGGCAGCGCAAGCGGGCGACGTGGTGGTGACCGTCACGCGTTCCGCCGAACCGCTGTTTGCCGGAGATTTGCTGAAGCCCGGCGCTTTCGTCGCCGCCGTCGGCGCCAGCAAAGGCAACCTGCGCGAACTCGACGACCGCGCGATTGTCCGCGCCAATGCGCTGGTGGTGGAATGGAAGCCGCAAGCACAGCAGGAAGCCGGCGACCTGCTGCTATGCCAGCCCGGCACTTTCGCTTGGGAGAATGTGTGGGAACTGGGACAGATTGTCGACGGCAGCAGCGGCTACCAGCGCCAACCCGACGACCTGGTGATCTACAAGGCGATCGGCGTCGGCGTCGAAGACATTGCCCTGTCCGGCCTGGTCTACCGGCGCGCATGCGAGCGCTTCGGCTGGTAA
- a CDS encoding D-amino acid dehydrogenase, with amino-acid sequence MHICVLGAGIIGVTSAYRLLEAGHQVTLVDAAAQPGSQTSLGNGAQLSYSYVAPLADPSVWTHWPEYLFSADSPLTLRPKMDTAQWRWLLKFLRACNSKRVRQTTIALLHLSSFSRDQLRQLTTVVPLDFQHRTAGKLVLYSDAKGLEGARRQIDFQAQHGCEQEIIDAVRCLQIEPALADAKRDWAGGVYTPSEEAGDCARFCQQLVAAMAQQPGFRFAHSQRIGKLEMRAGALTAVHAGAEKIEAEAFVLALGADSAGFARQAGFSLPLYPLKGYSITIPLNDASHQAAAPQVSITDLSKKIVYARLGNRLRVAGRVELVGMDRSIPAAAIDELKRGVGELFPGCADLSDSANLSPWAGFRPATPSGVPIVGASPLKNLYLNVGHGSLGWTLAHGSASLLAQLIAGEATAIDANPFAFKP; translated from the coding sequence ATGCATATCTGCGTACTTGGCGCCGGCATCATCGGCGTGACCTCCGCCTACCGTTTGCTGGAAGCCGGCCATCAGGTGACCCTGGTCGATGCGGCGGCGCAGCCCGGCAGCCAGACCAGCCTGGGCAACGGCGCGCAGCTGAGCTACTCGTACGTGGCGCCGCTGGCCGATCCCTCGGTGTGGACGCACTGGCCGGAATATCTGTTCAGCGCCGATTCGCCGCTGACCCTGCGGCCGAAAATGGATACGGCGCAGTGGCGCTGGCTGCTCAAATTCCTCCGCGCCTGCAACAGCAAGCGCGTGCGCCAGACCACCATAGCCCTGCTGCACCTGTCTTCCTTCAGCCGCGATCAATTGCGGCAACTGACCACGGTCGTCCCGCTCGACTTCCAGCATCGCACCGCCGGCAAGCTGGTGCTCTACAGCGACGCCAAGGGCCTGGAAGGCGCGCGCCGGCAAATCGACTTCCAGGCGCAGCATGGTTGCGAACAAGAGATCATCGACGCCGTCCGTTGCCTGCAGATCGAGCCGGCGCTGGCCGACGCCAAACGCGACTGGGCCGGCGGCGTGTATACCCCGAGCGAAGAAGCCGGCGATTGCGCCAGGTTCTGCCAACAGCTGGTGGCGGCGATGGCGCAGCAGCCAGGCTTCCGCTTTGCCCACTCGCAACGCATCGGCAAACTGGAAATGCGTGCTGGCGCACTGACCGCGGTGCATGCCGGCGCTGAAAAAATCGAGGCCGAAGCCTTCGTGCTGGCGCTCGGCGCCGACAGCGCCGGCTTTGCGCGCCAGGCAGGATTTTCACTGCCGCTGTATCCGCTCAAGGGTTACAGCATCACCATTCCCTTGAACGACGCCAGCCACCAGGCTGCGGCGCCGCAAGTGTCGATCACCGACCTTTCCAAGAAAATCGTCTACGCGCGGCTCGGCAACCGCCTGCGCGTCGCCGGACGGGTGGAACTGGTCGGCATGGATCGCAGCATACCGGCCGCCGCCATCGACGAACTGAAGCGCGGCGTCGGCGAACTGTTTCCCGGCTGCGCCGATCTGTCGGATAGCGCGAACCTGTCGCCATGGGCCGGATTCCGGCCGGCGACGCCGAGCGGCGTGCCTATCGTCGGCGCCTCGCCGCTGAAAAACCTGTACCTGAACGTCGGCCACGGCAGCCTAGGCTGGACCCTGGCGCACGGCAGCGCGAGCCTGCTAGCGCAGCTGATCGCCGGCGAGGCTACCGCCATCGACGCCAACCCCTTTGCATTCAAACCCTAA
- a CDS encoding fasciclin domain-containing protein has translation MRKLTYALTLSAALIAASAAHAEDTVMVGGQSMYPSKDIVDNAVNSADHTTLVAAVKAAGLVDTLKGKGPFTVFAPTNAAFAKLPAGTVDTLVKPENKATLTKILTYHVVPGRYGYAKLESEIKKGGGKAELATASGGKLTFEQNGPHNIYVMDDGGHVANITTYDVNQSNGVINVIDTVLLPK, from the coding sequence ATGCGCAAACTTACTTATGCTTTGACTTTGTCCGCCGCTTTGATTGCTGCCAGCGCGGCTCATGCAGAAGACACCGTAATGGTGGGCGGGCAAAGCATGTACCCCAGCAAGGACATCGTCGATAACGCCGTCAATTCGGCTGATCACACCACTTTGGTGGCCGCGGTAAAAGCCGCCGGCCTGGTCGATACGCTCAAGGGAAAAGGCCCGTTCACCGTCTTCGCACCAACCAATGCCGCCTTCGCCAAGCTTCCGGCCGGCACGGTTGACACCCTGGTCAAGCCTGAAAACAAGGCCACCCTGACCAAGATCCTGACTTACCACGTGGTGCCGGGCCGCTACGGTTACGCCAAGCTGGAAAGCGAAATCAAGAAGGGCGGCGGCAAGGCTGAACTGGCGACCGCCAGCGGCGGCAAGCTGACTTTCGAACAGAACGGTCCGCACAACATCTACGTCATGGACGACGGTGGCCACGTTGCCAATATCACCACCTATGACGTGAACCAGTCGAACGGCGTCATCAACGTCATCGATACCGTGTTGCTGCCTAAATAA
- a CDS encoding acyl-CoA dehydrogenase family protein, which translates to MDFELSEDQRAFQQTARDFAAGELAPHAAKWDAEAIFPVDVIAKAGELGFCGLYTPEEVGGLGLSRLDATIVFEELARGCTSTTAYLTIHNMVSWMIANWATPAVKETWCGKLAVGQKLGSYCLTEPGSGSDAASLKTSAVLTDGHYMINGSKAFISGAGSTDVLVLMARTGAGGAHGVSAFVVPADVPGISYGRKEEKMGWNSQPTRTISFDNVRIPADHLLGQEGEGFRLAMRGLDGGRINIATCSVGTAQAALDAAHAYMSERRQFNRPLSDFQALQFKLADMQTELVAARQMVRLAACKLDAKDPNATTYCAMAKRFATDIGFQICNEALQIHGGYGYIREYPLERHFRDVRVHQILEGTNEIMRVIIARQLLGNASNEDIR; encoded by the coding sequence ATGGACTTTGAATTATCAGAAGATCAACGCGCATTCCAGCAAACCGCGCGTGATTTCGCCGCAGGAGAACTGGCGCCGCACGCAGCCAAATGGGACGCCGAGGCGATTTTCCCGGTCGACGTCATCGCCAAGGCCGGCGAGCTGGGCTTTTGCGGTTTGTACACGCCGGAAGAAGTTGGCGGCCTGGGCTTGTCGCGGCTCGACGCCACCATCGTGTTCGAGGAACTGGCGCGCGGCTGCACCTCGACTACGGCCTACCTGACGATTCATAATATGGTGAGCTGGATGATCGCCAACTGGGCGACCCCGGCGGTAAAGGAGACCTGGTGCGGCAAGCTGGCGGTTGGCCAGAAACTCGGGTCCTACTGCCTGACTGAGCCAGGCTCGGGCTCCGATGCCGCCTCCCTGAAAACCAGCGCGGTGCTGACCGATGGCCATTACATGATCAACGGTTCCAAGGCCTTTATCTCCGGCGCGGGTTCCACCGATGTGCTGGTGCTGATGGCGCGCACCGGCGCCGGCGGTGCGCATGGCGTGTCAGCCTTCGTGGTGCCGGCCGATGTGCCAGGCATCAGCTACGGCCGCAAGGAAGAAAAAATGGGCTGGAACAGCCAGCCGACCCGTACCATCAGTTTCGACAATGTGCGGATTCCCGCCGACCACCTGCTGGGACAGGAAGGCGAAGGTTTCCGGCTGGCGATGCGCGGCCTGGATGGCGGCCGCATCAATATCGCCACCTGTTCGGTCGGCACCGCCCAGGCCGCGCTCGACGCGGCGCATGCTTACATGAGCGAGCGCCGCCAGTTCAACCGGCCGCTGTCGGATTTCCAGGCGCTGCAATTCAAGCTGGCCGACATGCAGACCGAGCTGGTCGCGGCGCGCCAGATGGTGCGCCTGGCCGCCTGCAAGCTGGACGCCAAGGATCCCAACGCCACCACCTATTGCGCGATGGCGAAACGCTTTGCCACCGACATCGGTTTCCAGATCTGCAATGAAGCGCTGCAGATTCATGGCGGCTACGGCTATATCCGCGAGTACCCGCTGGAGCGCCATTTCCGCGACGTCCGCGTGCACCAGATCCTGGAAGGCACCAACGAAATCATGCGCGTGATTATCGCCCGCCAGTTGCTGGGCAATGCATCCAACGAGGACATCCGATGA